The following proteins are encoded in a genomic region of Dyadobacter sp. UC 10:
- a CDS encoding ABC transporter permease, with amino-acid sequence MKTTLPEKKAQPPQWAQRFLEWYCRPGLLEDLQGDLNEYFDRNVKTKGARRARWIYVMDVFKFFRPYTVRKPDFLNLYIHYFMISSYLKTSRRSLVRNKLFSFINIVGLAISMSVGLLVIALLTDFLSYDDFHKKKQRIYRVVTKSEQPGQSPADFASMSLKAGKQMKESFTGFEDLTQLRPGFSRDARIGKETILPLTGWWADESFFKVFTFPMKEGDPATALREPYSLVLTEKTAKKLFGDSDALGKSIQFDTLSYTVTGILEDIPNLSHLRFEALVSFASAESEGWFSYEETDWEHFYSNYTYFTIPENGTTAAMQANLNQLAARENKGLKNGRISLSVQPLSEITLGKHYSNEIGHSFPMAVALVLGGLAFVVVLSACFNYTNLSIARSLRRSREVGVRKIVGALKGHVLGQFVAESVIIALLALVFSFLLFLVLRKQFMSLEQFPDHLVALELTPKIVLYFIAFATLVGIAAGFLPALFFSRMKAIQVLKGTSGITVFRRVNLRKTLILIQYTFSLMFITTTMLGYHQYKEFLAFDLGFKTDNIVNIWMQDNKAELLKKELAEMPEVGTISRSNIVTSIGTLTGTNAKYKDPADSVRLYLNFVDNNYLPLHQHKFLAGRNFTTRPAKGNETEIIVNEQVLKRFNVGNRDPKKALGEVLQMDDKKLTIVGVLKDFHFGTAENKIEPMAFRQYDSEQKGGYLNVSVKTKDWAATRAGMERAWKKVDKVHELKARFYDEQIEIFYSQYSVVVKVIGFITFLTVCIASMGLLGMVVFTTETRLREISVRKVLGASEGGLVFLLSRGFLSLLLIAALLSLPATYLFFDKVVLANFVYHAPIDVLAMLTGVLVVMLVAFLIIGSQALRAARSNPAAVLKSE; translated from the coding sequence ATGAAAACGACCCTACCTGAGAAAAAAGCGCAGCCGCCTCAGTGGGCGCAACGGTTTCTGGAATGGTATTGCCGGCCAGGGCTGCTGGAAGATCTGCAGGGTGATCTGAACGAGTACTTCGACAGGAATGTAAAGACGAAAGGCGCCAGGCGCGCCAGGTGGATCTATGTCATGGATGTGTTTAAATTTTTCAGGCCGTACACGGTTAGGAAACCGGATTTTCTCAATCTCTATATTCACTACTTTATGATCAGCAGCTACCTGAAAACCTCGCGGCGCAGCCTGGTGCGCAATAAGCTATTTTCCTTTATCAATATCGTCGGTCTCGCGATCAGCATGTCGGTAGGGCTGCTGGTCATAGCGCTGCTGACAGATTTTCTTTCCTACGACGATTTTCACAAGAAAAAGCAGCGTATATACAGGGTGGTTACTAAAAGTGAGCAGCCGGGGCAATCGCCCGCAGACTTTGCGTCTATGTCGCTGAAAGCGGGTAAACAGATGAAGGAGTCTTTTACAGGGTTTGAGGATCTTACCCAGCTGAGGCCAGGATTTTCACGTGACGCCAGGATAGGAAAAGAAACCATTCTCCCGTTGACCGGCTGGTGGGCCGACGAGTCGTTTTTCAAGGTATTTACCTTTCCAATGAAAGAAGGCGACCCGGCTACTGCGCTGCGGGAGCCTTATTCGCTGGTGCTGACTGAAAAAACAGCTAAAAAGCTTTTCGGCGACTCAGATGCGTTAGGCAAATCAATACAGTTTGACACATTGAGCTATACCGTAACCGGAATTCTTGAAGACATTCCCAACCTGTCGCACCTCAGGTTTGAAGCCCTGGTATCGTTTGCGAGCGCGGAAAGTGAAGGCTGGTTTTCGTATGAGGAAACGGATTGGGAGCACTTTTATTCCAACTATACCTATTTCACAATACCCGAAAACGGTACCACCGCCGCCATGCAGGCAAACCTGAACCAGCTGGCAGCCAGGGAGAATAAGGGACTGAAAAACGGCAGGATCAGCTTGTCGGTTCAGCCGCTTTCGGAGATCACGCTGGGCAAGCATTATTCCAACGAAATAGGGCATAGCTTTCCGATGGCAGTGGCCTTGGTATTGGGTGGCCTGGCATTCGTTGTCGTATTGTCTGCCTGTTTTAATTACACCAATCTTTCCATAGCACGGTCACTGAGGCGGTCCCGGGAAGTGGGTGTGCGCAAAATCGTAGGTGCGCTGAAAGGGCATGTACTGGGCCAGTTTGTTGCCGAATCGGTGATCATTGCACTGCTGGCGCTGGTCTTCTCCTTTCTTTTGTTTCTAGTGCTCCGCAAGCAGTTTATGTCTCTGGAGCAATTCCCCGATCATCTGGTCGCGCTCGAACTCACACCAAAAATCGTGCTGTATTTTATTGCATTTGCCACGCTGGTAGGCATTGCGGCAGGCTTTCTGCCAGCGCTGTTTTTTTCAAGAATGAAGGCAATACAGGTGCTTAAAGGTACCTCGGGCATCACGGTTTTCCGTCGGGTTAATCTGCGCAAAACATTGATCCTGATCCAGTACACTTTTTCATTGATGTTTATTACCACAACCATGCTGGGCTATCATCAGTACAAAGAATTTCTGGCATTTGATCTGGGTTTTAAGACGGACAACATCGTTAACATCTGGATGCAGGACAATAAGGCCGAGCTGTTGAAAAAAGAGCTGGCCGAAATGCCGGAGGTGGGCACCATATCCCGGTCAAACATTGTGACCAGTATCGGCACGCTCACCGGTACAAACGCGAAGTATAAGGATCCTGCCGATTCGGTTCGGCTGTATCTCAATTTTGTCGACAATAATTACCTGCCCCTGCATCAGCATAAGTTCCTGGCTGGGAGGAACTTTACCACCCGGCCCGCCAAAGGGAACGAAACCGAGATTATCGTAAATGAACAGGTCCTGAAGCGGTTTAACGTGGGTAACCGCGATCCGAAAAAAGCGTTGGGAGAAGTGTTGCAGATGGATGATAAGAAATTGACGATTGTGGGTGTTTTAAAAGATTTTCATTTCGGTACTGCGGAGAACAAAATCGAGCCCATGGCTTTTCGTCAGTACGATAGCGAGCAAAAAGGGGGATACCTGAACGTTTCCGTCAAAACGAAGGATTGGGCAGCTACCCGCGCAGGCATGGAAAGGGCATGGAAAAAAGTGGATAAGGTGCATGAGCTGAAAGCCAGGTTCTACGATGAGCAGATCGAAATCTTTTACAGTCAGTATTCCGTAGTGGTCAAAGTGATCGGATTTATTACATTTCTGACAGTCTGCATTGCGTCGATGGGACTGCTGGGGATGGTTGTATTTACGACTGAAACCCGGTTGAGAGAGATCAGTGTCCGCAAAGTGCTTGGAGCAAGCGAGGGTGGGCTGGTGTTTCTGTTAAGCAGGGGATTTTTGTCGCTGCTGTTAATCGCTGCGCTGCTGTCACTCCCGGCCACCTACCTGTTTTTCGATAAAGTAGTGCTCGCAAACTTCGTATATCACGCGCCTATCGATGTACTAGCGATGCTCACCGGTGTGCTGGTGGTCATGCTCGTCGCCTTTCTGATTATTGGGAGCCAGGCATTGAGAGCGGCCAGAAGTAACCCCGCGGCGGTGTTGAAAAGTGAATAG
- a CDS encoding PadR family transcriptional regulator: MKGTNLGEFEELVLLTIAALVQDAYSVAICDELEKHTGRVSKLGVVHAVLNRLEQKGLVKSRLGEATSERGGKRKRYYEVTQAGKVGLMRAKEVRDGLWNIIPGFNIEPA, translated from the coding sequence ATGAAGGGGACGAACCTAGGGGAATTTGAGGAGCTGGTACTGCTGACCATCGCCGCGTTGGTGCAGGATGCGTACAGTGTGGCGATTTGTGATGAACTGGAAAAGCATACTGGCAGGGTTTCGAAGCTCGGTGTCGTACACGCGGTGCTGAACCGGCTGGAACAGAAAGGCCTTGTTAAAAGCAGGCTGGGGGAGGCTACCAGTGAAAGGGGCGGGAAGCGCAAGCGGTATTATGAAGTGACGCAGGCGGGTAAGGTTGGGTTGATGCGGGCGAAGGAAGTGCGGGATGGTTTGTGGAATATTATTCCGGGATTTAATATCGAACCAGCCTGA
- a CDS encoding porin family protein, which translates to MKRNLLYGLAALLLLKIAAPDPAYSQKVKKWNYGVLAGLTSERFKVVKSDKYQNQILSTYTSTATSWLNFGGALWAERKLLSTWAAIPQIGYEFVHVQDNVLTGATKKSGNGSDFKETHHYLSLALHLRKYFLNNANLRLFVDGGVKADRLVRFKNEYWRYKNETWKPTTLKNIDPALLVAAGVKQGRWAVSAEYQYFLGMPLVKKYRGDLSPNGVKTNLERQNMSIRAAFTVFK; encoded by the coding sequence ATGAAAAGAAATCTTCTCTATGGTTTAGCTGCTCTGCTATTGTTGAAAATTGCCGCCCCTGATCCTGCGTACTCTCAAAAGGTAAAAAAGTGGAACTATGGTGTATTGGCCGGATTAACCTCTGAACGATTTAAAGTCGTCAAAAGTGATAAATATCAAAATCAAATTTTATCAACTTACACCTCTACAGCAACGTCGTGGCTGAATTTTGGCGGAGCGTTATGGGCGGAGAGAAAGCTCTTGTCAACATGGGCAGCGATCCCGCAAATCGGTTATGAATTTGTTCATGTCCAGGACAATGTCCTTACAGGTGCAACGAAGAAATCAGGCAATGGTTCTGATTTCAAGGAAACCCATCATTATCTGTCCCTTGCGCTACATTTAAGAAAGTATTTCTTAAATAATGCAAACCTGAGACTGTTTGTTGATGGCGGAGTAAAAGCAGACAGGCTGGTTAGATTCAAAAATGAATATTGGCGGTATAAGAATGAAACCTGGAAACCAACTACTCTTAAAAATATAGACCCCGCCCTCCTGGTCGCAGCCGGTGTAAAGCAGGGAAGATGGGCAGTATCAGCAGAATATCAGTATTTCCTGGGAATGCCGCTTGTTAAAAAGTACCGTGGCGATTTATCACCCAATGGGGTGAAAACGAATTTAGAAAGGCAGAACATGTCAATAAGGGCAGCATTTACAGTATTTAAATGA
- a CDS encoding BNR-4 repeat-containing protein, whose product MKTHLKFSALYLFISLGPAVQAQQKPVHPDARYAEAEIVQQKANGFKGIWYMNQPSNDEYVYKYSGGLAVYPANHRPFAIYSKEVDKTFFCFGGTDDTNSTLLHNVSYFDHKTKKVANPVILLDKKTTDAHDNPVISMDDQGHIWIFSTSHGTPRPSYIHKSKKPYDISAFETVKATEIVNGQAQPFNNFSYFQVYPIKGKGFIALFTKYNKAGQRVIGYNTTRDGVHWNEWKVLAHIQSGHYQVSAESNGKVGVAFDYHPDGKGLNYRTNLHYLETSDFGATWQNAEGAQAQLPITSTQNIALVKDYAGEKLNCYLLDITFDKRRKPAILVISSKGYEAGPDNSPREWTLFRRRGKNWTNNVVTTSDSNYDMGSVYVESRKVIKVVGPTVDGPQAYNPGGEVAMWLTKNRGKTWQKEKQLTRNSEMNHSYVRRPSGAQPDFYGIWADGNGRKPSESNLYFTNRDGDVYKLPRNSSDEMITPELMK is encoded by the coding sequence ATGAAAACCCACCTGAAATTTAGTGCCCTTTATCTTTTCATATCATTGGGGCCGGCTGTGCAGGCGCAGCAGAAACCGGTGCATCCGGATGCCAGGTACGCCGAGGCGGAAATCGTTCAGCAGAAGGCAAATGGCTTCAAAGGGATCTGGTATATGAACCAGCCTTCGAATGATGAATATGTTTATAAGTATAGTGGAGGGCTTGCTGTGTACCCGGCTAATCACCGTCCTTTCGCGATTTATTCAAAGGAAGTGGACAAAACGTTTTTCTGTTTTGGGGGCACGGACGATACCAATTCCACATTGCTTCATAACGTCTCCTATTTTGACCACAAGACCAAGAAAGTGGCCAATCCCGTGATTTTGCTCGATAAAAAAACGACCGATGCGCACGACAATCCGGTTATTTCAATGGATGATCAGGGACATATCTGGATTTTCTCAACTTCTCACGGAACGCCGCGGCCATCTTACATTCACAAAAGCAAAAAGCCTTACGATATCAGTGCGTTCGAAACCGTGAAAGCAACGGAGATCGTCAATGGCCAGGCGCAGCCTTTCAACAACTTTTCCTATTTTCAGGTTTATCCGATCAAAGGGAAAGGTTTTATAGCCCTTTTTACCAAATACAATAAGGCGGGCCAGCGCGTGATCGGATACAATACTACCAGGGACGGTGTTCATTGGAATGAATGGAAAGTACTGGCCCATATTCAGAGCGGGCATTACCAGGTGAGCGCCGAGTCAAATGGCAAGGTGGGTGTCGCTTTTGACTATCATCCCGATGGTAAAGGATTGAATTACAGGACCAACCTGCATTACCTGGAAACTTCTGATTTTGGTGCAACCTGGCAGAATGCGGAAGGGGCACAGGCCCAGCTGCCCATTACATCTACGCAAAACATCGCATTGGTAAAAGATTATGCTGGTGAAAAACTGAACTGTTACCTGCTGGACATTACTTTCGATAAGCGCCGGAAGCCTGCTATCCTGGTTATTTCCAGCAAAGGCTACGAAGCCGGCCCGGATAATAGCCCGCGGGAATGGACGCTGTTTCGCAGGCGGGGGAAAAACTGGACTAATAACGTAGTAACCACTTCGGACAGCAACTATGATATGGGCTCGGTATACGTTGAATCCAGGAAGGTTATCAAAGTGGTAGGTCCCACGGTAGACGGCCCGCAGGCTTATAATCCGGGTGGAGAAGTAGCGATGTGGCTGACCAAAAACAGGGGCAAGACCTGGCAAAAGGAAAAGCAGCTGACCCGGAACAGTGAAATGAACCACTCGTACGTGCGCAGGCCCTCGGGGGCTCAACCCGACTTTTACGGTATCTGGGCAGACGGCAACGGCCGCAAGCCTTCCGAATCGAACCTGTACTTTACCAACCGTGACGGGGATGTCTATAAGCTTCCCCGAAACAGCAGCGATGAGATGATCACACCGGAGTTAATGAAATAA